A section of the Sedimentisphaera cyanobacteriorum genome encodes:
- the menA gene encoding 1,4-dihydroxy-2-naphthoate octaprenyltransferase encodes MNKRVLKILCAPEPAFLLPGIPPVVIGTSLGAKAAGELDLLTACLAVLSIMCINAGSNMLNDYFDHLSGNDWLNTNRTVFGGGSRYIQDGILSPEQMRSAGLTALISGALIGLVIVLISASPVILLMGIVGVLAGVLWTLPPFSICYRMPGEAYIFTVFGILPTAGAYYLQAGKFSPEITAPAVITGLLIAATALLNSIPDIEADRAAGKKTFPAVFGVKKAAAFYRCLIGLSYIIAIVSVSLECSFAGGAMFYLFVSPLGAACLISASEERLSKKGVNLPNALNIAHYVCMAAASAAGIAAG; translated from the coding sequence TTGAACAAGAGGGTTCTGAAAATTTTATGCGCGCCCGAGCCGGCTTTTCTGCTCCCTGGCATTCCACCTGTTGTGATTGGCACGTCTCTCGGGGCAAAAGCTGCCGGCGAGCTTGACCTGCTTACTGCCTGCCTCGCAGTTTTGAGCATAATGTGCATAAATGCAGGCTCGAATATGCTCAACGACTACTTCGACCACCTCTCGGGAAACGACTGGCTCAACACAAACAGAACAGTTTTCGGAGGAGGCAGCAGATACATACAGGACGGGATTCTAAGCCCTGAGCAAATGCGTTCAGCAGGGCTCACTGCACTAATATCGGGAGCGCTGATCGGCCTTGTGATTGTGTTAATCTCCGCCAGCCCGGTTATACTACTGATGGGCATTGTCGGCGTGCTTGCGGGCGTCCTCTGGACGCTCCCGCCCTTCAGCATCTGCTACCGAATGCCCGGCGAGGCTTATATCTTTACGGTATTCGGCATCCTGCCCACAGCCGGTGCATACTACCTGCAGGCCGGGAAATTCTCTCCTGAAATCACTGCACCTGCCGTAATTACCGGGCTGCTTATAGCTGCCACCGCCCTTCTCAACTCCATACCGGATATCGAAGCAGACAGGGCTGCCGGAAAGAAAACATTTCCCGCAGTTTTCGGGGTTAAAAAGGCTGCAGCATTTTACAGATGCCTGATTGGCCTTTCGTATATAATTGCGATTGTGAGCGTTTCGCTGGAGTGCAGCTTTGCAGGCGGTGCAATGTTTTATCTGTTTGTTTCTCCGCTGGGAGCTGCCTGCTTAATATCGGCAAGCGAAGAAAGATTAAGCAAAAAGGGCGTTAATCTTCCAAACGCCCTTAATATTGCCCATTATGTATGTATGGCGGCCGCTTCTGCTGCGGGGATTGCAGCAGGCTGA
- the aspS gene encoding aspartate--tRNA ligase produces MLKRTLKCGDVRLGNVGEEVTVCGWVNSYRDHGNLVFVDLRDVSGLVQIVFNPDINPEVHQLGRELRCEWVIGAKGSVRKRGEGLENPKLPTGHVEIIIDELEIFSKAETPPFELDSANSVGEDTRLINRFIDLRRNEMKDKLITRHNIAYEVRNYLSENSFYEIETPMLGKSTPEGARDFLVPSRLYQGSFYALPQSPQLFKQILMVSGMDRYFQIVRCFRDEDPRADRQAEFTQIDLEMSFVDCDDVIKINENMIARVWKKILGVDIDLPIKQMTYADAIENYGTDRPDLRFDMQLKDITDIAGESSFKVFTSTVEKGGLVKGLCAKGAGTYSRSDIEKTLTGFVADYGAKGLAWFKAAKNEETGRLDLKSNIAKFFTDEQREKILDTFGAEEGDLLLFVADKKNTVNRALAALRIKLGKDLELYSPGEYKFVWVTDFPLMEWDEDTKRWDSLHHPFTSPVDEDLDKLESDPGSVRSKAYDLVCNGSEIGGGSIRIHDPQIQRKIFSLLNISDEMAEERFGFFLNALKYGTPPHGGIAFGLDRLTMILTGTENIRDVIAFPKTQRGQCLMTEAPGEVDQQQLDELNIHVQKHLHEDAEKLE; encoded by the coding sequence ATGCTTAAAAGAACTCTGAAGTGCGGTGATGTACGCCTTGGAAACGTAGGAGAAGAGGTTACTGTATGCGGATGGGTAAATTCCTACCGCGACCACGGAAATCTTGTATTTGTAGATCTAAGAGATGTTTCCGGTCTCGTGCAGATTGTGTTTAACCCCGATATCAATCCTGAAGTGCATCAGCTCGGCAGAGAGCTCAGATGCGAATGGGTAATTGGGGCAAAAGGGAGCGTGAGAAAGAGAGGCGAAGGCCTTGAGAATCCCAAACTCCCCACAGGACACGTGGAAATAATAATTGATGAACTGGAGATTTTCAGCAAGGCGGAAACCCCGCCCTTCGAGCTGGACTCAGCGAATTCAGTGGGCGAGGATACGAGGCTTATAAACCGCTTTATCGACCTTCGAAGAAACGAAATGAAGGATAAGCTTATCACGAGGCATAATATTGCTTATGAGGTGAGAAATTATCTTTCAGAAAACAGCTTCTACGAAATCGAAACACCAATGCTCGGAAAGAGCACGCCTGAAGGAGCGAGAGATTTTCTCGTGCCGAGCAGGCTTTACCAGGGCTCTTTCTATGCCCTTCCGCAGTCTCCCCAGCTCTTTAAGCAGATCCTTATGGTAAGCGGGATGGACAGATATTTCCAGATTGTACGCTGTTTCAGGGATGAAGACCCGAGGGCAGACAGGCAGGCAGAATTCACGCAGATAGACCTCGAGATGAGCTTTGTTGACTGCGATGATGTGATTAAAATCAATGAAAATATGATTGCAAGGGTCTGGAAGAAGATTTTGGGCGTTGATATAGACCTGCCGATAAAGCAGATGACCTATGCCGATGCGATTGAAAATTACGGTACAGACCGCCCTGACCTGCGCTTCGATATGCAGCTTAAGGATATAACAGATATAGCGGGCGAATCAAGCTTCAAGGTATTTACCTCTACTGTAGAAAAAGGCGGGCTCGTTAAAGGGCTCTGCGCAAAAGGAGCAGGGACATACTCCAGAAGCGATATAGAAAAGACGCTCACAGGCTTTGTTGCTGACTACGGGGCTAAAGGACTCGCTTGGTTTAAGGCGGCAAAGAACGAAGAGACCGGCAGACTCGATCTCAAGAGCAATATAGCCAAATTCTTCACAGATGAGCAGAGAGAAAAAATACTGGACACATTCGGAGCCGAAGAAGGCGATCTGCTGCTGTTTGTGGCAGACAAGAAGAATACTGTAAACAGGGCTCTTGCAGCTCTCAGGATTAAGCTCGGCAAAGACCTTGAGCTTTACAGCCCGGGTGAATACAAATTCGTCTGGGTAACAGACTTCCCTCTTATGGAATGGGATGAAGATACAAAACGCTGGGACTCGCTGCATCACCCGTTCACCTCTCCGGTAGATGAAGACTTGGACAAGCTCGAAAGCGATCCGGGAAGCGTGCGGTCTAAGGCATACGACCTTGTGTGCAACGGCTCGGAAATCGGCGGGGGAAGCATTCGTATCCACGACCCCCAAATTCAGCGCAAGATCTTCTCGCTTCTGAACATTAGCGATGAGATGGCAGAAGAGCGTTTCGGATTCTTCCTGAATGCTTTGAAATATGGAACGCCTCCCCACGGGGGCATCGCATTCGGGCTCGACAGGCTCACTATGATCCTCACAGGCACTGAGAACATAAGGGACGTTATAGCGTTCCCGAAAACTCAGAGAGGCCAGTGCCTAATGACAGAGGCCCCGGGCGAGGTTGACCAGCAGCAGCTTGATGAGCTGAATATACACGTTCAAAAGCATCTGCACGAAGATGCTGAAAAACTCGAATAG
- the rho gene encoding transcription termination factor Rho has product MDLSPASEGQADDYSASETFSSDQANLEETLTPAKPSSEKTQQDEGEQSPEDQQRTERPRIARSGRSSDNSRGPRQNGRQDSRQGYTPKTRNTRSNGSRNGKRKESAHDKYERIKKGKLFLTELQNLTVKELQELAREEGLEDYVGLPKQNLVFKILRQRISESGLYYGEGVLEILPDNFGFLRNPKYNYLSSPDDIYVSPSQIRRFGLRSGNIVQGQIRPPKDNEKYFALLKVEAINFYEPDQLKDRVVFRDLTPLHPEERFILETDPQELSTRIIDLVTPIGKGQRGLLVAPPRTGKTVLMQKMCNAVSTNYPEVRIIVLLIDERPEEVTDFKRKVKDDVEVISSTFDEPPSRHCQVAEMVIEKAKRRVEFGEDVVILLDSITRLARAYNTEMPHSGKILTGGVDANAMQMPKRFFGAARNVEEGGSLSIFATALVDTGSKMDEVIFEEFKATGNMEIHLNRRLIEKRIFPAIDIGRSGTRREELLIGSDELELVYRLRKVLSEMTPVEAVELLKTRLAKTNSNAEFLMSMSRGL; this is encoded by the coding sequence ATGGACTTGAGCCCTGCAAGCGAGGGGCAGGCAGATGATTATTCTGCGTCTGAGACATTTTCTTCCGATCAGGCTAACCTTGAGGAAACGCTCACTCCCGCCAAGCCGTCGAGCGAGAAAACTCAACAGGACGAAGGCGAACAAAGCCCAGAAGATCAGCAGAGAACAGAGCGTCCTCGCATTGCAAGAAGCGGGAGAAGCTCAGACAACAGCCGCGGTCCACGTCAGAACGGCCGTCAGGACAGCCGTCAGGGATACACGCCGAAAACTCGAAATACACGTTCAAACGGCTCACGTAACGGCAAGCGTAAAGAATCTGCACATGACAAATATGAACGGATTAAGAAGGGCAAGCTCTTCCTTACCGAGCTTCAGAACCTTACGGTAAAAGAGCTTCAGGAACTCGCCCGAGAAGAGGGTTTGGAGGATTATGTCGGGCTTCCAAAGCAGAATCTGGTTTTCAAGATTCTGCGTCAGCGTATTTCAGAGAGCGGGCTTTACTACGGCGAAGGTGTTCTTGAAATCCTCCCGGACAACTTCGGCTTTCTGAGAAATCCAAAATACAACTATCTCTCCAGCCCGGATGATATCTACGTATCCCCATCCCAGATTAGGCGATTCGGTCTTCGCAGCGGCAACATTGTGCAGGGTCAGATAAGGCCTCCTAAAGACAACGAGAAATATTTTGCCCTGCTGAAGGTTGAAGCAATCAACTTCTACGAACCCGACCAGCTCAAAGACAGGGTTGTTTTCAGGGATCTTACGCCCCTTCATCCGGAAGAACGTTTTATCCTCGAAACAGATCCGCAAGAGCTGAGCACCCGTATAATCGATCTGGTTACGCCAATAGGCAAGGGGCAAAGAGGATTGCTTGTGGCTCCGCCTCGTACGGGTAAAACAGTGCTTATGCAGAAGATGTGTAATGCAGTTAGCACAAACTACCCCGAAGTGCGGATAATAGTTCTTCTGATAGACGAACGGCCAGAGGAAGTAACAGACTTTAAGCGCAAAGTTAAGGATGATGTAGAAGTTATCAGTTCAACATTTGACGAGCCTCCCTCAAGGCACTGTCAGGTGGCTGAGATGGTAATCGAGAAGGCCAAGAGGCGAGTTGAATTCGGCGAGGATGTTGTAATCCTTCTCGACTCAATCACAAGGCTCGCAAGGGCATACAACACAGAAATGCCCCACAGCGGCAAGATCCTCACTGGCGGCGTTGATGCAAACGCCATGCAGATGCCGAAGCGTTTCTTCGGAGCAGCGAGAAATGTTGAAGAAGGCGGGTCTCTCTCGATATTCGCCACTGCCCTTGTAGATACCGGCTCGAAGATGGATGAAGTGATCTTTGAGGAATTCAAGGCTACGGGCAATATGGAAATCCACCTGAACCGCAGACTGATTGAGAAGAGGATATTCCCGGCTATTGATATCGGACGAAGCGGAACAAGGCGAGAGGAACTGCTTATAGGCAGCGATGAGCTCGAGCTTGTTTACCGTCTGCGCAAGGTTCTCAGCGAGATGACACCTGTAGAGGCGGTTGAGCTTCTGAAAACCCGTCTTGCCAAAACCAACAGCAACGCTGAATTCCTTATGAGTATGTCTCGAGGACTTTAG
- the coaE gene encoding dephospho-CoA kinase (Dephospho-CoA kinase (CoaE) performs the final step in coenzyme A biosynthesis.), with amino-acid sequence MNFSEESQKPVIGLLGGIGSGKSYAAQIFSRLGCVVINADEIVAQLYKDSERLKQEIEKNFGSDAVCEGEINRKYLAQQVFADDEKLGKLNSITHRAVLEEIENKKRKLKDSASCRAIVYDVPLLLEKGLEKDCDYLIYIEASKAVRQKRVKHRSGLSEKELEIREKNQILLDKKKNIANYRIVNNSLGEEKLVPQIEQILTEILSGKK; translated from the coding sequence GTGAACTTTTCTGAAGAATCACAAAAACCTGTAATCGGATTGCTCGGGGGAATAGGGTCAGGCAAAAGCTATGCCGCTCAAATTTTCAGCCGACTCGGGTGCGTGGTAATAAATGCTGATGAAATAGTTGCCCAGCTTTACAAGGATTCGGAAAGACTGAAGCAGGAAATCGAGAAAAACTTTGGCAGTGATGCAGTCTGCGAAGGGGAGATTAACAGAAAATACCTTGCTCAGCAGGTTTTTGCAGATGATGAAAAGCTCGGTAAGCTTAATTCCATAACTCATAGGGCTGTTTTGGAAGAAATAGAAAACAAAAAAAGAAAACTGAAGGATTCTGCCTCGTGCAGGGCAATAGTTTATGATGTCCCCCTGCTTTTGGAAAAGGGGCTTGAAAAGGATTGTGATTACCTGATCTATATAGAGGCCAGTAAAGCGGTTAGGCAGAAAAGGGTTAAACATCGAAGCGGGCTCAGCGAAAAAGAACTCGAAATAAGAGAAAAAAATCAGATTTTACTGGACAAAAAGAAAAATATTGCTAATTATAGGATTGTGAACAATTCATTAGGGGAAGAGAAGTTAGTCCCTCAAATTGAACAAATCCTCACAGAAATATTGAGCGGGAAAAAGTAA
- a CDS encoding tetratricopeptide repeat protein, whose amino-acid sequence MKGLKFLTAAIFLAVFISAFGSETPVSAKTFAEKAESVFEKASSAENSKKLYVKAARLYEKAAEAGAKNHKLYLNIGNCCFLAGDLGRAILNYRKAERLNPLSRAVQKNLSAARNLRLDKIDPNPENIIASNIFFWHKDFSLKTRFYAALLLVSVLLILLSIRLNCPAFPGFWPTIFVLVFLASCFGISAGISISQPDNSEGVITAVKTVARKGNGEVYKKAFETPLHSGTEFDVLEVRDEWLKADFPDQSIAWIKRKDCELF is encoded by the coding sequence ATGAAAGGATTAAAATTTTTAACAGCAGCAATCTTTCTGGCTGTTTTTATTTCCGCCTTCGGCAGTGAAACGCCAGTCTCTGCGAAAACTTTTGCAGAAAAAGCGGAGTCAGTATTCGAAAAGGCAAGCTCGGCAGAAAATTCCAAAAAGCTTTACGTTAAGGCAGCAAGGCTGTATGAGAAAGCAGCAGAGGCGGGGGCAAAAAACCATAAGCTGTACTTAAACATTGGCAACTGCTGCTTTCTTGCAGGAGACCTCGGAAGAGCGATTCTGAATTACCGCAAGGCAGAAAGGCTGAACCCGCTGAGCCGGGCTGTGCAAAAAAATCTTTCCGCTGCAAGAAATCTCAGGCTTGACAAGATAGACCCAAATCCAGAAAATATTATTGCTTCAAATATATTTTTCTGGCATAAAGACTTCTCATTGAAGACACGTTTTTATGCGGCTCTCTTACTTGTTTCTGTGCTTCTCATCCTACTGTCGATAAGGCTGAACTGTCCTGCATTTCCAGGTTTTTGGCCGACAATATTTGTGTTAGTTTTTCTGGCGTCCTGCTTTGGGATATCAGCAGGGATAAGTATATCACAGCCGGATAACAGCGAAGGCGTGATCACGGCAGTAAAGACCGTTGCACGAAAGGGTAATGGAGAGGTTTACAAAAAGGCCTTTGAAACCCCTCTTCACAGCGGAACAGAATTCGATGTGCTTGAAGTGAGGGATGAATGGCTCAAAGCAGACTTCCCTGATCAGAGCATTGCATGGATCAAGAGGAAAGACTGTGAACTTTTCTGA
- a CDS encoding BatD family protein, giving the protein MFGRPEIWSLKILVCLACAGLSAFCSAALGEVELSAEISSESVYAGQDFVYQITVQGADSGKVADSSALQEFSPEGPTMSDESRRSITIINGKRRERVSKKFTVSYRLKAKEAGRHTISPVTVEVEGKQYKTESIRFDAKKPQTDERMDIEAVISKKDCFVGEPIELTCSWYIQKQLLQRNLVKDLNFSVPAFNHPLITVEQSNIDKNAKEELEINGLKTGVLQTSAEHNGISSVKVTFSKILIPKAEGQINLGKPGITCKIAVSVNRSGGTFFGRRYNYGVFAAEAENISINVKPLPEESKPANFSGLVGEYKISTQASPVDMKEGDPITLKIKVQGKHLKPVEWPELSEIPAFSENFIIPEEKSSPKISGSTKIFTQTIRTKTDKVSEIPPVEISFFNTEKGEYITAKSKPIDIDVKPAKNITLKDIEGMEDEPVGSDVKSVEGGISENFPADEILYNEKFNLRRELLSPVAAVMWGVPLALFTASAALRLFFGQSEEKKKLRLKRNAIKIASRRIKNAQSLPDEKAREELSRGICEYFSLKFDVPAGSITPEDCKEKALGYTGKEDSERLSEILAKAQASLYSPSGGSFDKNWCKDSLRILRRLEK; this is encoded by the coding sequence ATGTTTGGCCGTCCAGAAATTTGGTCTTTGAAAATTCTTGTATGTTTGGCCTGTGCTGGTCTTTCAGCCTTTTGCTCAGCGGCACTCGGTGAGGTGGAGCTCAGCGCTGAGATAAGCAGCGAAAGCGTGTATGCAGGGCAGGATTTCGTTTATCAAATAACCGTGCAGGGAGCAGACAGCGGGAAAGTGGCAGACAGCTCCGCACTTCAGGAGTTTTCACCTGAAGGCCCGACGATGTCTGATGAATCTCGCAGGTCTATTACAATAATCAACGGGAAAAGACGTGAGCGGGTTAGCAAGAAATTCACCGTCTCCTACCGGCTTAAGGCAAAGGAGGCAGGAAGGCATACTATTTCGCCGGTAACTGTGGAGGTGGAAGGGAAACAATACAAAACTGAAAGCATCAGGTTCGACGCCAAAAAGCCCCAAACGGACGAAAGAATGGATATCGAAGCGGTTATTTCCAAAAAGGACTGCTTCGTTGGAGAGCCTATTGAGCTTACTTGCAGCTGGTATATCCAGAAGCAGCTTTTGCAGAGGAATTTAGTGAAAGACTTGAATTTTTCCGTGCCTGCATTTAATCACCCTCTTATCACTGTCGAACAAAGCAATATAGACAAAAACGCAAAGGAAGAGCTCGAAATCAATGGACTTAAAACCGGCGTTCTGCAAACTTCAGCAGAGCATAACGGGATCTCAAGCGTTAAGGTTACTTTTTCTAAAATCCTGATCCCCAAAGCTGAGGGACAAATCAATCTGGGCAAACCGGGAATCACGTGCAAAATAGCCGTATCGGTAAACAGAAGCGGGGGCACATTCTTCGGCCGCAGATACAACTACGGTGTTTTTGCGGCAGAGGCAGAAAATATTTCTATCAATGTTAAGCCGCTTCCCGAGGAAAGCAAACCTGCCAACTTCAGCGGGCTTGTTGGAGAGTATAAGATTTCAACACAAGCCAGCCCTGTTGATATGAAAGAAGGCGATCCTATAACCCTTAAAATAAAGGTTCAGGGCAAACATCTCAAGCCTGTAGAATGGCCTGAGCTTTCAGAAATCCCCGCTTTCAGTGAAAATTTTATCATACCTGAAGAAAAATCGAGCCCGAAAATATCAGGCAGTACCAAAATCTTTACCCAGACAATAAGAACCAAAACAGACAAGGTGAGCGAGATTCCACCTGTAGAAATCAGCTTCTTCAACACCGAAAAAGGCGAATATATAACAGCAAAAAGCAAACCAATTGATATAGACGTAAAGCCTGCAAAAAACATAACCCTGAAGGATATTGAGGGTATGGAAGATGAACCTGTGGGCAGCGATGTCAAGAGCGTAGAGGGAGGGATCAGCGAAAACTTCCCTGCAGATGAAATTTTATATAATGAAAAATTCAATCTCAGAAGAGAGCTTCTCAGCCCTGTCGCAGCAGTTATGTGGGGGGTTCCCCTTGCACTTTTTACAGCCTCAGCAGCTTTGCGCCTTTTCTTCGGGCAGAGCGAGGAAAAGAAAAAGCTCAGGCTCAAACGAAATGCAATAAAGATTGCTTCCAGACGCATAAAAAATGCCCAGTCGCTGCCGGATGAAAAGGCACGAGAGGAGCTTTCCCGCGGGATTTGCGAATATTTTTCTCTCAAGTTCGATGTTCCCGCAGGGTCTATCACACCTGAAGACTGCAAAGAAAAGGCATTAGGATATACAGGAAAGGAAGACAGCGAAAGGCTCAGTGAAATACTCGCAAAGGCTCAGGCAAGCCTTTACAGCCCTTCAGGCGGGTCTTTCGATAAAAACTGGTGCAAAGATTCCCTGAGAATACTGAGGAGATTAGAAAAATGA
- a CDS encoding tetratricopeptide repeat protein, with amino-acid sequence MTIFLRTLTAALILTAGISAGGERVEISKANELYKSGKFAEAEEIYSQVLKSNPESEYAKYNLAAAKLKSGSSEEGFNLLREILSESDNNELIEKANTQLGFQLLREAVKGVVPNSKLNQEQIEKKLEMLKRSRSRLKKLSGQKKEKALEIAKRYKKILEDIKKQQNEQKKQNSDKNEDKQKESDKNKQQQENQNEKQDKKSENKDSQKQQDNKEQDKKQDSQNEQQKQSSSDQKEKQDQQRNAKDKQSQKMNEQKEKLAKEKAEKIARQILQREKELKEERIRARRKRIEVDKDW; translated from the coding sequence TATTGACAGCCGGAATCTCAGCCGGCGGCGAGCGAGTAGAAATCAGCAAAGCTAACGAGCTTTATAAAAGCGGCAAATTTGCTGAGGCTGAGGAAATCTATTCTCAGGTTTTAAAAAGCAATCCTGAATCTGAATACGCCAAATATAACCTTGCAGCTGCAAAACTAAAGAGCGGCAGCAGTGAGGAGGGTTTTAATCTGCTCAGAGAAATTCTAAGCGAATCAGACAACAATGAGCTTATTGAAAAAGCAAACACCCAACTCGGCTTCCAGCTGCTCAGGGAGGCGGTAAAGGGGGTTGTCCCGAATTCAAAACTCAATCAGGAACAGATTGAAAAAAAGCTTGAGATGCTCAAAAGAAGCAGAAGCAGGCTCAAAAAGCTAAGCGGGCAGAAGAAAGAAAAGGCCCTTGAGATAGCAAAAAGATACAAAAAAATTCTTGAAGATATCAAGAAACAGCAAAACGAACAGAAAAAACAAAATTCCGATAAGAACGAAGATAAGCAAAAAGAATCTGATAAAAATAAACAGCAGCAGGAAAATCAGAACGAAAAACAGGACAAGAAATCTGAAAATAAGGATTCGCAGAAGCAGCAGGACAACAAGGAGCAGGATAAGAAACAGGATTCTCAGAATGAACAGCAGAAGCAAAGCTCTTCAGACCAGAAAGAAAAACAAGACCAGCAGAGAAACGCCAAAGATAAGCAATCCCAAAAAATGAATGAGCAAAAAGAGAAGCTGGCAAAAGAGAAGGCGGAAAAAATCGCAAGACAAATTCTTCAGAGAGAAAAAGAATTGAAAGAAGAGCGAATTAGAGCACGCAGAAAACGAATTGAAGTTGACAAGGATTGGTAG